From the genome of Kryptolebias marmoratus isolate JLee-2015 linkage group LG19, ASM164957v2, whole genome shotgun sequence, one region includes:
- the brms1lb gene encoding breast cancer metastasis-suppressor 1-like protein-A: MPVHSREKKESNHEEMEVDFPEQDGSSTDEEDTVSSSVSEDGDSSEMDDEDCERRRMECLDEMTTLEKQFTDLKEQLYKERLSQVEVKLQEVMAGCAQEYLEPLANLQENMQIRTKVAGIYRELCLESVKNKYECEIQAACQHWESEKLLLFDTVQSELEEKIRRLEEDRHSIDITSELWNDGLHARKNKKKDPFCPVKKKKPVVVSGPYIVYMLQDLDILEDWTAIRKAMASLGPHRVKVDVPAVKTDRHHHVARSEDGRLFYDNQWYCRGQTICINRKDECPTSAIITTVNNDEVWFKRLDGTKSKLYISQLQKGKYTIKHS, encoded by the exons ATGCCGGTTCACTCGCGggagaagaaagaaagcaacCACGAAGAAATGGAGGTAGATTTTCCCGAGCAAGACGGCAGCAGCACGGACGAGGAGGACACCGTTAGCTCGTCCGTGTCCGAAGATGGAGACAGCTCGG AAATGGATGATGAAGACTgcgagaggaggaggatggagtgCCTGGATGAGATGACCACGCTGGAGAAACAGTTCACTGACCTGAAGGAGCA GTTGTACAAGGAGCGTCTGAGCCAGGTGGAGGTCAAGCTGCAGGAGGTGATGGCTGGCTGCGCTCAGGAGTACCTGGAACCGCTGGCCAACCTGCAGGAGAACATGCAGATCAGAACCAAAGTGGCTG GGATCTACAGGGAGCTGTGCTTGGAGTCGGTGAAAAACAAATACGAGTGCGAAATCCAAGCTGCTTGCCAACACTGGGAG AGTGAGAAGCTGCTTCTCTTCGACACGGTGCAGAGCGAGCTGGAGGAGAAGATCAGAAGACTGGAGGAAGACAGACACAGCATTGACATTACCTCAG agCTGTGGAATGATGGATTGCACGCGcggaagaacaagaagaaggaCCCGTTCTGTCCcgtcaagaagaagaaaccggTCGTCGTTTCTG GCCCTTATATTGTTTACATGCTGCAGGATCTGGACATCCTTGAAGACTGGACGGCAATCAGAAAG GCGATGGCATCTCTGGGGCCGCACCGGGTGAAGGTGGACG TCCCCGCAGTGAAGACTGACAGACATCACCACGTGGCCCGCTCCGAGGACGGCCGGCTTTTCTACGACAACCAGTGGTACTGCAGGGGACAGACCATCTGCATCAACAGGAAGGACGAGTGTCCAACAAG TGCCATCATCACCACCGTCAACAACGACGAGGTGTGGTTCAAACGGCTGGACGGCACCAAGTCGAAGCTGTACATCTCCCAGCTGCAGAAAGGCAAATACACCATCAAACACTCATAA